A DNA window from Anaerobaca lacustris contains the following coding sequences:
- the lepB gene encoding signal peptidase I, with protein MAASNPPKAPDKKPAPKRKDRAGEIANTFEWLITAFILAFVFRAFVMEAFRIPTGSMADTLMGAHFQLRCPECGYGYQYGFIPSIYRMREDTIPLGPVDIQQTRCPSCGYLVPASNGNPVSNGDRILVLKCLYQFAEPKRWDVVVFKNPTNPAENYIKRLIGLPNERIEIIDGDIYIDGLIARKPPGVQRELWMPVYDNDYRPINPNQRGAFNGYRWQPPFDLDASAWTVSEANPTAFVLDGRADRIETLTYGGRSANDFKVTYAYNDIRMYPRMPECSDLMVRFYVDPQSDEGRVGATLSKYGVDYRAWVDLSGEMVLSRRDGNEETILARKPAEGPAPGTFTLVKFANVDRQLLFEFNGHLLTADLGRSPDALDRSRTGSPGVQIFGAGKLALSHVAIFRDIHYLSQSEGGRIPRATDEVPFTLDADEFFVLGDNSPNSEDGRWWGPPTMASRGMEPPRAGVVPRYYMVGKALFVYWPSGFEFPWPAPVKELLLRNAERNLGARVLHTLASLRWIPNVGRMRFIYGGVADGGTRADDEVN; from the coding sequence ATGGCTGCAAGCAACCCTCCCAAAGCCCCCGACAAGAAGCCCGCTCCGAAGCGGAAGGACCGCGCCGGGGAGATCGCCAATACCTTCGAATGGCTCATCACCGCGTTCATCCTGGCGTTCGTGTTTCGCGCCTTCGTCATGGAGGCCTTCCGCATCCCGACCGGCAGCATGGCCGACACCCTGATGGGCGCCCACTTCCAGTTGCGCTGCCCGGAATGCGGATACGGATACCAATACGGGTTCATCCCAAGCATCTACCGCATGCGAGAGGACACGATCCCGCTGGGGCCCGTGGACATCCAGCAGACGCGCTGCCCCAGTTGCGGCTACCTGGTGCCGGCCAGCAACGGCAATCCGGTCTCCAACGGCGATCGCATCCTGGTCCTCAAGTGCCTCTATCAGTTCGCCGAGCCCAAACGCTGGGACGTGGTAGTCTTCAAGAACCCGACCAACCCGGCGGAGAATTACATCAAGCGCCTCATCGGACTGCCGAACGAGCGGATCGAAATCATCGACGGGGATATCTACATCGACGGGTTGATCGCGCGGAAACCGCCCGGCGTGCAGCGGGAGCTGTGGATGCCCGTTTATGACAACGACTACCGGCCGATCAACCCGAACCAGCGGGGCGCCTTCAACGGCTATCGGTGGCAGCCGCCGTTCGATCTGGACGCTTCCGCCTGGACGGTCAGCGAGGCAAATCCCACCGCGTTCGTGCTGGACGGTCGGGCCGACCGGATCGAGACGCTGACGTACGGGGGCCGCTCGGCCAACGATTTCAAGGTCACGTACGCCTACAACGACATTCGGATGTACCCGCGCATGCCCGAGTGCAGCGACCTGATGGTGCGGTTCTACGTCGATCCGCAGAGCGACGAAGGCCGGGTCGGCGCGACGCTGAGCAAGTACGGCGTGGACTACCGGGCCTGGGTGGACCTGAGCGGCGAGATGGTCCTGTCGCGCCGCGACGGAAACGAAGAGACGATCCTCGCCCGCAAGCCGGCCGAGGGGCCGGCGCCCGGGACCTTCACCCTGGTCAAGTTCGCCAATGTGGACCGTCAGTTGCTCTTTGAATTCAATGGGCACCTGCTGACGGCCGACCTGGGCCGATCGCCCGACGCGCTGGACCGCAGCCGGACCGGGTCGCCGGGCGTCCAGATCTTCGGCGCCGGAAAGCTGGCGCTGTCGCACGTGGCCATCTTCAGGGACATCCATTACCTGAGCCAGTCGGAAGGGGGGCGCATCCCCCGCGCGACCGACGAGGTCCCCTTCACGCTGGACGCCGACGAGTTCTTCGTGCTCGGCGACAACAGTCCCAACAGCGAGGACGGACGCTGGTGGGGGCCACCGACGATGGCCAGCCGGGGCATGGAGCCGCCGCGAGCCGGCGTCGTGCCGCGATACTACATGGTGGGCAAGGCCCTGTTCGTCTATTGGCCCAGCGGGTTCGAGTTCCCCTGGCCGGCGCCGGTGAAGGAATTGCTGCTGAGGAACGCCGAACGCAACCTGGGCGCGCGCGTGCTCCACACGCTGGCTTCGTTGCGGTGGATCCCGAACGTCGGACGGATGCGTTTCATCTACGGCGGGGTCGCCGACGGCGGCACGCGGGCCGACGACGAAGTGAATTGA
- a CDS encoding HU family DNA-binding protein — MATVTKKELIDRIAERTQAKRVSVKRIVQTFLDEIVRELCQDNRLEFRDFGVFETRTRASRVAQNPKTLERVEVPSKRTVKFKMGRLMRENLSRSSPESADAKPRV, encoded by the coding sequence ATGGCGACAGTAACCAAGAAAGAACTCATCGACCGCATCGCGGAACGCACGCAGGCCAAGAGGGTGTCGGTAAAACGGATCGTTCAGACCTTCCTTGACGAGATCGTAAGGGAGTTGTGTCAGGATAATCGCTTGGAGTTCAGAGATTTCGGCGTTTTCGAGACCCGGACGCGGGCTTCGAGGGTCGCCCAAAACCCCAAAACGCTCGAACGCGTGGAGGTGCCGTCGAAGCGCACCGTCAAATTCAAGATGGGCCGGCTCATGAGGGAGAACCTCAGTCGTTCCAGCCCCGAATCGGCCGATGCCAAGCCGAGGGTGTGA
- a CDS encoding cold-shock protein produces MQEGTVKWFNPRKGYGFIGTPDGRDIFVHYSSITAEGFKTLDEGDAVAFDIVEGEKGPRAANVVPKPPAQ; encoded by the coding sequence ATGCAGGAAGGGACGGTCAAATGGTTCAACCCACGGAAGGGCTACGGGTTCATCGGGACGCCCGACGGTCGAGATATCTTCGTGCATTATTCGAGCATCACGGCCGAAGGGTTCAAGACACTGGACGAGGGAGATGCCGTCGCGTTTGACATCGTCGAGGGAGAGAAAGGCCCCCGCGCCGCCAACGTCGTACCGAAACCCCCCGCCCAATAG
- a CDS encoding HNH endonuclease: MSYESQSGLNCSVLVLNKHYMAIRIIGVKRAFSLLCRDLAEVVSLEQGSYANYDFRSWCEVSQFRRRFEPDGHDWIATVNFYVAVPRIIRLLFYDRLPRNDVKFNRRNIFARDRNRCQYCGKHFPTTELSLDHVVPRSLGGKATWENIVCACTRCNVRKGGRTPKQAGMDLFRQPAKPRHNALVHVHLGHARYRSWKQFLDHAYWSVELK, encoded by the coding sequence ATGTCTTATGAGAGCCAATCCGGTCTGAATTGCAGCGTCCTGGTGCTGAACAAGCACTACATGGCGATCCGTATCATCGGCGTCAAGCGGGCGTTCTCCCTGCTGTGCCGCGATCTCGCCGAGGTCGTCTCGCTGGAACAGGGATCGTACGCCAACTACGACTTCCGCAGTTGGTGCGAGGTCAGCCAGTTCCGCCGCCGGTTCGAGCCCGACGGCCACGACTGGATCGCCACCGTCAATTTCTATGTCGCCGTGCCCCGGATTATCCGACTGCTGTTCTACGACCGCCTGCCGCGAAACGATGTGAAGTTCAACCGGCGCAACATCTTCGCCCGCGACCGCAACCGCTGCCAGTACTGCGGCAAGCACTTCCCCACCACCGAACTGTCCCTCGATCATGTTGTCCCCCGCAGCCTGGGCGGCAAGGCGACGTGGGAGAACATCGTCTGCGCCTGCACGCGATGCAACGTCCGCAAGGGCGGCCGAACGCCCAAACAGGCCGGCATGGACCTCTTCCGCCAGCCCGCCAAGCCCCGGCACAACGCCCTCGTCCACGTCCATCTCGGACACGCCCGCTACCGATCCTGGAAGCAGTTCCTCGACCACGCCTACTGGTCCGTCGAACTGAAATAG
- a CDS encoding PIN domain-containing protein: protein MRTYIDSDVLVWHLRGERRAARLLQRLRSDRTRELWTGALQRAEIVFFMRPEEEHATLLLLGELKTAPVDQSIVDRAAGLYRRWHPGHGVDIHDCILAATAMQSGGEIFTLNRKHFPMPELTVTRAW, encoded by the coding sequence GTGAGAACCTACATCGACTCCGACGTCTTGGTCTGGCACCTGCGCGGGGAACGGAGGGCCGCCCGCCTGCTGCAACGTCTCCGAAGCGACCGCACGCGAGAACTGTGGACGGGAGCCCTCCAACGGGCCGAAATCGTCTTCTTCATGCGCCCGGAAGAGGAGCACGCCACGCTGCTCCTGCTCGGCGAACTGAAGACCGCCCCGGTGGACCAGTCCATCGTGGACCGGGCGGCGGGTCTGTATCGCCGATGGCACCCCGGTCATGGCGTGGACATCCACGATTGTATTCTCGCGGCAACGGCCATGCAGAGCGGAGGAGAGATCTTCACCCTGAACCGCAAGCACTTTCCCATGCCGGAACTCACCGTCACCAGAGCATGGTAG
- a CDS encoding phosphatase PAP2 family protein — protein sequence MMSRWCKSLLCVCVSAMSLPGWAAEPDGAPATGWVESARTDLRALPDRLKADAKATFLHNDNLALLAWAGLVSVAMHNGGADRDVADHFDKHERFHNGVGETLNVLGSPACHFPAAALWYVVSANEQDEINRQRAVTMLSALTINGAVTGALKAVRQNDQPDGDIWAWPSGHTSSSFTVASVLHEFYGLKVALPAYLGAGAVAWRMMDQGDHWASDVVFGACLGWVVGHTVARNHKGPEIAGFDVLPYYGNHREPAVGIHLLRQF from the coding sequence ATGATGTCACGATGGTGCAAGAGTCTGCTGTGCGTCTGCGTGTCGGCGATGTCGCTTCCGGGCTGGGCAGCCGAGCCCGATGGCGCGCCCGCGACGGGCTGGGTCGAGTCGGCCAGGACGGATCTCCGCGCGCTGCCCGATCGGCTCAAGGCCGACGCCAAGGCCACGTTCCTTCACAACGACAACCTGGCCCTGCTCGCCTGGGCCGGGCTGGTCAGCGTCGCGATGCACAACGGCGGCGCCGACAGGGACGTCGCCGACCATTTCGACAAACACGAGAGATTCCACAACGGTGTCGGCGAGACGCTCAACGTCCTCGGCTCGCCCGCCTGCCACTTCCCGGCCGCCGCGCTCTGGTACGTCGTCAGCGCGAACGAGCAGGACGAGATCAACAGGCAACGGGCCGTCACGATGCTCTCGGCCCTGACCATCAACGGCGCCGTCACCGGCGCTCTGAAGGCCGTCCGCCAGAACGATCAACCCGACGGGGACATCTGGGCCTGGCCCAGCGGCCACACGTCCAGCTCGTTCACCGTCGCCTCGGTCCTGCACGAGTTCTACGGCCTGAAGGTCGCTCTGCCCGCCTACCTCGGCGCCGGGGCGGTCGCCTGGCGCATGATGGACCAGGGCGACCACTGGGCCAGCGACGTCGTCTTCGGGGCCTGCCTCGGGTGGGTCGTCGGCCACACCGTCGCTCGCAACCACAAGGGACCCGAGATCGCGGGATTCGACGTGCTGCCCTATTACGGCAACCACCGGGAGCCGGCGGTCGGAATCCATCTCTTGCGCCAGTTCTGA
- a CDS encoding prepilin-type N-terminal cleavage/methylation domain-containing protein has product MKRHAFTLIELLVVIAVIAVLMAILMPALNLARDQGRKMVCASNLHSLAVANALYATNNDDWGVPCRVFNDRGTVLWTGNSLFRTYIGYKGAEDFPDQSIVQTPKKYKCPSDRQKAWEHAYDVEQGSTTGTLVSYGFNIEDWYPSVGQPSWTATMDMAVLGYKMSTIPQPAEKLHFNEAHDWWSKWSGANYIDGWDVLGQDGSVNEYKQVGCGGPTMYRHNHSVNLAFYDGHVESWRKEKLWVPEHAQVKPYQPGVWVVKRDIWEANGGGL; this is encoded by the coding sequence ATGAAACGACACGCGTTCACACTGATCGAGCTGCTCGTCGTGATTGCCGTCATCGCCGTTCTGATGGCGATTCTCATGCCCGCTTTGAACCTGGCCCGCGACCAGGGGCGCAAGATGGTCTGCGCGAGCAATCTGCACAGCTTGGCCGTGGCCAATGCCCTGTATGCCACCAACAACGACGACTGGGGGGTCCCGTGCCGCGTCTTCAACGACAGGGGAACGGTCCTCTGGACGGGGAATTCCCTCTTTCGCACGTATATCGGCTACAAAGGGGCCGAGGACTTCCCCGACCAGTCCATCGTGCAGACCCCGAAGAAGTACAAGTGCCCGAGCGACCGGCAGAAGGCCTGGGAGCATGCCTACGACGTCGAGCAGGGCAGCACGACGGGCACGCTGGTCAGCTACGGCTTCAACATCGAAGACTGGTATCCCTCCGTCGGGCAGCCTTCGTGGACGGCGACGATGGACATGGCGGTGTTGGGGTACAAGATGTCCACGATCCCGCAGCCGGCGGAGAAGCTTCACTTCAACGAGGCGCACGACTGGTGGAGCAAGTGGAGCGGCGCCAACTACATTGACGGCTGGGACGTCCTGGGCCAGGACGGCAGCGTCAACGAGTACAAGCAGGTCGGTTGCGGCGGGCCGACGATGTATCGGCACAACCATTCGGTCAACCTGGCCTTCTACGACGGCCACGTGGAGAGCTGGCGCAAAGAGAAGCTCTGGGTCCCCGAGCACGCGCAGGTCAAGCCGTATCAGCCGGGCGTCTGGGTGGTCAAGCGAGACATCTGGGAAGCCAACGGCGGGGGCTTATAG
- a CDS encoding rod shape-determining protein: MASRERSRLVLLDSILGMFSMDMGIDLGTCSTLVCVRDKGIVLNEPSVVAVRKGTNIVLNDGEAVGLVAREMLGKTPGSISAIRPLKDGVISDFEVTEAMLSYFIRKVHGRGGLVRPRVVIAVPSGITAVERRAVVDSAERAGARKVYLVDEPMAAGIGAGLPITEPTASMIVDIGGGTTEVAIMSLADIATAESIRIGGDDMDEAVINHLKKTYNLLIGEARAEKVKIAIGSAAPLDEELTMEIAGRDTISGLPRKIVITSEEIREALKDPITAIIDAVTTTLERAEPELAADLIDNGIHICGGGSCLRGLDIVLKNATGLTVHTVEDPLSCVARGTSVYLENLEIWKDTMDHSERGWE, encoded by the coding sequence ATGGCCAGCAGAGAAAGGAGTCGCCTCGTGCTATTGGATTCGATCCTCGGCATGTTCAGTATGGATATGGGTATCGACCTCGGTACCTGTTCGACCCTGGTGTGCGTCCGGGACAAGGGCATCGTCCTGAACGAGCCATCGGTGGTCGCGGTCCGCAAAGGGACCAATATCGTCCTGAACGACGGGGAGGCGGTGGGCCTGGTGGCCCGCGAGATGCTCGGCAAGACCCCCGGCTCGATCAGTGCAATCCGTCCGCTCAAGGACGGGGTCATCAGCGACTTCGAAGTCACCGAGGCGATGCTGAGCTATTTCATCCGCAAAGTGCACGGGCGGGGCGGCCTGGTTCGTCCACGCGTGGTCATCGCGGTCCCCAGCGGCATCACCGCCGTCGAGCGCCGCGCCGTGGTCGACAGCGCCGAGCGGGCCGGCGCCCGCAAGGTGTATCTCGTCGATGAGCCCATGGCCGCCGGGATCGGGGCCGGACTGCCCATCACCGAGCCGACCGCCTCGATGATCGTCGACATCGGCGGCGGCACCACCGAGGTGGCCATCATGAGTCTGGCCGACATCGCGACCGCCGAGTCCATTCGCATCGGCGGCGACGACATGGACGAGGCCGTGATCAACCACCTCAAGAAGACGTACAATCTCCTGATCGGCGAGGCGAGGGCCGAGAAGGTCAAGATCGCCATCGGCTCGGCCGCCCCGCTGGACGAGGAGCTGACGATGGAGATCGCCGGACGCGACACCATCAGCGGCCTGCCCCGCAAGATCGTGATCACCAGCGAGGAGATTCGCGAGGCGCTGAAAGACCCCATCACCGCGATCATCGACGCGGTCACGACGACGCTGGAGAGGGCCGAGCCGGAACTGGCGGCCGACCTGATCGACAACGGCATCCATATCTGCGGCGGAGGCTCCTGCCTGCGCGGGCTGGACATCGTCCTGAAGAACGCCACGGGACTGACGGTCCACACCGTCGAGGACCCGCTCAGTTGCGTCGCCCGGGGCACGAGTGTCTACCTGGAAAACCTCGAGATATGGAAAGACACGATGGATCACAGCGAACGAGGGTGGGAGTAA
- the mreC gene encoding rod shape-determining protein MreC — protein sequence MTRNWVKTSKRMMLTYFVLGGLIFLFSPPRLTGRLQLAYARLFSWPLSVGRQVTVASRTAPGIDLGRPSDYTSAIDAHRQLQDRLANLEAQHRKLRNHLANREAQLDQAQRKIDELARLRNVPEWNRMSFQQAGIIAVSGQTQSELMIDRGQDDGLAVGQYVLGDLSMIGVVSAVSTQTARIKLVTDPTSRIPVRIEQLDARGVMEGRSSGTAEISQVPARQQARPGDRVYALNTPGFPSVPIVTAEVVDSRRDPDNPMLWSIRVRPVCDLANLTNVAVIVSGK from the coding sequence ATGACACGCAATTGGGTCAAAACATCCAAGCGAATGATGCTCACCTATTTCGTGCTGGGGGGATTGATCTTTCTGTTCAGCCCCCCGCGTCTGACCGGCAGGCTTCAGTTGGCGTACGCGCGCCTGTTCAGTTGGCCCCTGTCGGTCGGTCGGCAGGTGACGGTGGCGTCGCGGACGGCCCCGGGGATTGACCTGGGCCGCCCGAGCGATTACACCAGCGCCATCGACGCCCATCGGCAGTTGCAGGACCGCCTGGCGAACCTCGAGGCCCAGCACCGCAAGCTGCGCAACCATCTGGCCAACCGCGAGGCCCAGTTGGACCAGGCGCAGCGCAAGATCGACGAGCTGGCCCGCCTTCGGAACGTTCCGGAGTGGAATCGCATGAGCTTCCAGCAGGCCGGGATCATCGCCGTCAGCGGGCAGACGCAGAGCGAGCTGATGATCGACCGGGGCCAGGACGACGGCCTGGCGGTCGGGCAGTACGTCCTGGGCGACCTGAGCATGATCGGGGTTGTCTCGGCCGTCTCGACCCAGACGGCGCGGATCAAACTGGTCACCGACCCGACGTCGCGGATTCCCGTTCGCATCGAGCAGTTGGACGCGCGAGGCGTCATGGAGGGCCGGAGCTCCGGAACGGCGGAGATCTCGCAGGTCCCCGCCCGGCAGCAGGCCCGCCCGGGCGACCGCGTCTACGCCCTGAACACCCCGGGGTTTCCGAGCGTCCCGATCGTGACGGCCGAGGTCGTCGATTCCCGCCGCGACCCGGACAACCCGATGCTGTGGAGCATCCGGGTGCGGCCGGTTTGTGACCTGGCCAACCTGACGAACGTGGCCGTCATCGTCTCCGGAAAGTGA
- a CDS encoding rod shape-determining protein MreD, with the protein MRWLRFAVLVVVAAILQTTFVDMIWVLDASIKPDLLLILLVFFAVRCDPTDAVITSFVLGFAADLASPTTGFMGPRILSFGVFGTLLNNLHNVIAIQRLPYQGAAIFVMGIVTAVASHLLSYLRAEPMAFSIARQCFLQPALSGVIGPFLFLPVNWWMHMNGARRRRRKH; encoded by the coding sequence ATGCGTTGGCTTCGGTTTGCCGTGCTCGTTGTCGTCGCCGCCATCCTGCAAACGACGTTCGTGGACATGATCTGGGTCCTCGACGCCAGTATCAAGCCGGATCTGCTGCTGATCCTGCTGGTGTTCTTCGCCGTGCGCTGCGACCCGACTGACGCCGTCATCACATCGTTCGTCCTCGGCTTCGCCGCCGACCTGGCCAGCCCGACCACGGGGTTCATGGGGCCGAGGATCCTCAGCTTCGGCGTCTTCGGGACCCTGCTCAACAACCTGCACAACGTGATCGCCATCCAACGCCTGCCCTACCAGGGGGCCGCCATTTTCGTCATGGGCATCGTCACCGCCGTCGCCAGCCACCTGCTCAGCTATCTGCGGGCCGAGCCGATGGCGTTCAGCATCGCCCGGCAGTGCTTCTTGCAGCCGGCCCTGTCGGGCGTCATCGGGCCGTTCCTGTTCCTGCCGGTGAACTGGTGGATGCACATGAACGGCGCGAGGCGCAGACGTCGCAAGCATTAG
- a CDS encoding penicillin-binding transpeptidase domain-containing protein: protein MYDKRVKIFIGMGLSLLLIALLRLVQMQLLADSSLQDEIAALKRQRGRSRQLNTLRGQILDRKGRVLATDSPQFQIAVDYRLTRFYDDRVVEAMELLARDRTNPSVLYDLQKEVEAKRSDLQRIIHDCSAFGADPNAIERRIRSLNDEKWNLRTFIAWVRGGPDPNLVARYGGRINSIPPSEAEVDFERRYPDRADRLRRIARVDDLAGMYDSEPLLELETEDDIFAAQIEFMDINDVSIVPKGQRQYPYGSTAAQTIGWVGPAEADHYTELLKHDRLASYREGEVCGRRPGVEYVCEAILRGRRGELVYDIDRKLIRQSETVFGKDVQLTLDIELQRRIENYITDRTLNPNYLAPSSVVVIQVRTGDVLALVSTPTYDLNRVRYDYGALMGDPNHPLWNRAISQQYPPGSSIKPLILIAGLEEKVVAADEIISCPSAPAPPGWPNCLIYRNNRFGHDVRWDNIARNAIKGSCNIYFTHAADRLDRAALQQWLYRFGYGHRVPLNYPPAPSDEIEPRQLIQAQGQISWKRPETTIASFEDIPALRDVDKRLFGIGQGNLWASPLQVANSFATLARGGLARPPRLFLQPQTPGRPEETVDLNISPETLQVVYDGMNAVVNETGGSGQNAFRPSGLARQGVKVLGKTGSTERPYHAWFAGFAEDDEGAKIAFAVLIEGGQQGSRDAAPVARDVIQFCVDAGYVGTPSDMPIPTRP from the coding sequence ATGTACGACAAACGGGTCAAGATATTCATCGGCATGGGCCTGTCGCTTCTGCTGATCGCCCTGCTACGGCTGGTGCAGATGCAGTTGCTGGCCGATTCCTCCCTCCAGGACGAGATCGCCGCCCTCAAGCGCCAGCGAGGCCGCTCCCGCCAGCTCAACACCCTTCGCGGCCAGATCCTCGACCGAAAAGGCCGCGTCCTCGCCACCGACAGCCCCCAGTTCCAGATCGCCGTCGATTACCGCCTCACCCGATTCTACGACGACCGCGTCGTCGAGGCGATGGAGCTGCTGGCCCGCGACCGGACCAATCCCTCGGTCCTGTACGACCTGCAGAAGGAGGTCGAGGCCAAACGCAGCGACCTGCAACGGATCATCCACGATTGCAGCGCCTTCGGCGCCGACCCGAACGCCATCGAGAGGCGAATCCGAAGTCTCAACGACGAGAAGTGGAACCTCCGGACGTTCATCGCCTGGGTCCGCGGCGGGCCCGACCCCAATCTCGTGGCCCGCTACGGCGGCCGCATCAACAGCATCCCCCCGTCCGAGGCCGAGGTCGATTTCGAGCGACGCTATCCCGACCGCGCCGACCGGCTGCGGCGCATCGCCCGCGTCGACGACCTCGCCGGCATGTACGACAGCGAGCCCCTGCTCGAACTGGAAACCGAAGACGACATCTTCGCCGCCCAGATCGAGTTCATGGACATCAACGACGTCAGCATCGTCCCCAAGGGCCAGCGGCAATACCCCTATGGATCGACCGCCGCCCAGACCATCGGCTGGGTCGGTCCGGCCGAAGCCGACCACTACACCGAGCTGCTCAAGCACGACCGCCTCGCCAGCTACCGCGAAGGCGAAGTCTGCGGACGACGCCCCGGCGTCGAATACGTCTGCGAGGCCATCCTGCGAGGCCGACGAGGCGAGCTGGTCTACGACATCGACCGCAAGCTCATCCGCCAGAGCGAGACCGTCTTCGGCAAGGACGTCCAACTGACCCTCGACATCGAGCTCCAGCGACGGATCGAGAACTACATCACCGACCGGACCCTCAACCCCAACTACCTCGCCCCCTCGTCGGTCGTGGTGATCCAGGTCCGCACCGGCGACGTCCTCGCCCTCGTCTCGACCCCCACCTACGATCTCAATCGCGTCCGCTACGACTACGGCGCCCTGATGGGCGATCCGAACCACCCGCTGTGGAATCGGGCAATCAGCCAGCAATATCCGCCCGGCTCGTCCATCAAGCCCCTCATCCTGATCGCCGGACTTGAGGAAAAGGTCGTCGCCGCCGACGAGATCATCTCGTGCCCTTCGGCGCCGGCGCCACCCGGATGGCCCAACTGCCTGATCTACAGGAACAATCGCTTCGGCCACGACGTTCGCTGGGACAACATTGCCCGAAACGCGATCAAGGGTAGTTGCAACATCTACTTCACGCACGCCGCCGACCGCCTCGACCGGGCTGCGCTCCAGCAATGGCTCTACCGCTTCGGTTACGGACACCGCGTCCCGCTGAACTACCCCCCCGCGCCCTCCGACGAAATCGAGCCCCGACAACTGATCCAGGCCCAGGGCCAGATCAGTTGGAAACGTCCGGAGACGACCATCGCTTCCTTCGAGGACATCCCGGCGCTACGCGACGTGGACAAGCGCCTCTTCGGCATCGGCCAGGGCAACCTCTGGGCCAGCCCCCTCCAGGTGGCCAACTCTTTCGCCACACTCGCTCGCGGCGGCCTCGCCCGCCCGCCGCGCCTGTTCCTGCAACCCCAAACGCCCGGACGGCCCGAGGAAACCGTCGATCTCAACATCTCGCCCGAGACCTTGCAGGTGGTCTACGATGGAATGAACGCCGTCGTCAACGAGACCGGCGGCTCGGGGCAGAATGCCTTTCGACCCAGCGGACTGGCACGCCAGGGCGTCAAAGTCCTCGGCAAGACCGGTTCGACGGAACGGCCTTACCATGCCTGGTTCGCCGGCTTCGCCGAAGACGATGAAGGCGCTAAGATCGCCTTCGCCGTCCTCATCGAAGGCGGCCAGCAAGGCTCCCGCGACGCCGCACCCGTCGCCCGCGACGTCATCCAGTTCTGCGTCGACGCCGGCTATGTCGGCACCCCCTCCGATATGCCCATCCCCACCCGCCCGTAG